In Rouxiella sp. WC2420, the following proteins share a genomic window:
- a CDS encoding glycerate kinase, with protein MKIVIAPDSFKESLSALDVAKAIESGFREIFPHAEYVKLPVADGGEGTVEAMVAATGGRVVEVRVTGPLGEPIDAFFGLSGDEKIAFIEMAAASGLESVPQSQRNPLKTTSYGTGELIKNALDHGVEHCIIGIGGSATNDGGAGMVQALGVKLLTKEGKQIGFGGGELIKLEKIDISGLDKRIKKCRFEVACDVTNPLTGHRGATAIFGPQKGATPEMIEQLDGYLSHYAEVIKKDLGIDVDDVPGAGAAGGMGAALYGFCNAELRQGIEIVTEALGLDELVKDATLVITGEGRIDSQSINGKVPIGVARVAKRYNKPVIAIGGSLTKDVDVVFDHGLDAVFSVLYSICTLDEALDNAAENLRKSARNIAATIRLAQKL; from the coding sequence ATGAAAATAGTAATCGCACCGGATTCATTTAAAGAAAGCTTGTCTGCACTGGACGTGGCAAAAGCCATTGAAAGTGGATTTCGCGAAATTTTTCCTCACGCCGAGTATGTGAAACTTCCTGTTGCCGACGGCGGTGAAGGCACCGTTGAGGCGATGGTGGCGGCTACCGGCGGGCGGGTGGTGGAAGTCAGGGTCACAGGACCGCTTGGAGAGCCAATCGACGCCTTCTTCGGGCTTTCGGGTGATGAAAAGATTGCCTTTATTGAAATGGCAGCGGCCAGCGGGCTGGAAAGTGTGCCCCAGTCGCAGCGCAATCCATTAAAAACAACCTCTTACGGGACCGGTGAACTGATTAAAAATGCTCTTGATCATGGCGTAGAGCACTGCATCATTGGCATTGGCGGCAGCGCAACCAACGACGGTGGTGCAGGAATGGTGCAGGCGCTGGGAGTCAAACTGTTGACCAAAGAGGGTAAACAGATTGGCTTCGGCGGCGGCGAATTGATCAAGCTAGAAAAAATTGACATCAGCGGGCTGGATAAACGCATTAAAAAATGCCGTTTTGAAGTGGCCTGTGACGTAACCAATCCGTTAACCGGCCATCGAGGAGCGACAGCGATTTTTGGCCCGCAAAAAGGCGCGACGCCTGAAATGATCGAGCAGCTTGATGGTTATTTAAGCCATTATGCCGAGGTGATCAAAAAGGATCTTGGCATCGACGTTGACGACGTTCCTGGAGCTGGAGCAGCAGGCGGAATGGGTGCCGCGCTTTACGGTTTTTGCAACGCCGAGCTGCGTCAGGGGATCGAGATTGTTACCGAGGCGCTGGGTCTGGATGAACTGGTTAAAGATGCCACGCTGGTGATCACGGGTGAGGGGCGTATTGATAGCCAGAGCATCAACGGCAAGGTACCGATCGGCGTAGCGCGGGTGGCTAAGCGCTATAACAAGCCGGTTATTGCGATAGGTGGCAGCCTGACTAAAGATGTTGACGTGGTTTTCGACCACGGCCTGGATGCGGTGTTTAGTGTCTTGTATAGCATCTGTACACTGGACGAAGCGCTGGATAATGCAGCTGAGAATTTGCGTAAATCGGCGCGCAACATTGCGGCGACAATCCGTTTGGCACAAAAATTGTAA
- a CDS encoding amino acid deaminase, translated as MSETFFASQPANSHTKGLGLLTADASMGDIARQGWNILQEQVSLPVAVLSEEKVEHNLAWMQEFIDRYKVKLAPHGKTTMSPELFQMQLDAGAWGITLATAPQVDAAFAHGVRKFLMANQLVGKGNMAIIANLMRQAADFEFVCIVDSAANVDALGEYFAEAGLTLRLLLEYGVTGGRTGIRDGLQEIEVLEAVSRWPQSLSLVGVEIYEGVLNEEEPIREFLQHVLGRTQALAEAGHFKETNVILSGAGSAWYDVVAEEFSRGGQHLDAGERHRLDVVLRPGCYLTHDVGAYLRAADRIKQSNPVAREMNFSLLPALQVWAYVQSLPEPGRAIVGLGKRDTSSDAGFPVASSHYRPQSGKNQAYAAVVPAPEDWTIFAMMDQHAFMSIPQNADIKVGDMLAFDISHPCLTFDKWRQLLLINEQYDVTAAVTTWF; from the coding sequence ATGTCAGAGACTTTTTTCGCCAGCCAACCTGCTAATTCACACACCAAGGGGCTGGGCCTGCTCACCGCCGATGCGAGCATGGGCGATATCGCCAGGCAGGGCTGGAATATTTTGCAGGAGCAGGTCAGCCTGCCGGTTGCCGTGCTCTCTGAAGAGAAAGTCGAGCATAATCTGGCATGGATGCAAGAGTTTATCGATCGCTACAAAGTCAAACTTGCCCCACACGGTAAAACCACCATGAGCCCGGAGCTGTTTCAGATGCAGCTTGATGCTGGTGCCTGGGGGATAACGCTGGCAACCGCGCCGCAGGTAGATGCCGCCTTTGCTCACGGTGTGCGCAAATTTCTGATGGCTAATCAGCTGGTGGGTAAAGGGAATATGGCGATTATTGCTAACCTGATGCGCCAGGCCGCGGATTTCGAATTTGTTTGTATTGTAGATTCAGCTGCTAACGTTGATGCCTTGGGCGAGTATTTTGCCGAAGCGGGTTTGACGCTGCGCCTGCTGCTGGAATATGGCGTGACAGGTGGCAGAACGGGTATTCGTGACGGGCTGCAGGAAATTGAAGTGCTGGAGGCCGTAAGCCGCTGGCCACAGTCGCTGTCACTGGTCGGTGTCGAGATTTATGAAGGTGTTTTAAACGAAGAAGAACCCATCCGTGAATTCTTGCAGCATGTATTAGGCAGAACTCAGGCGCTGGCTGAAGCCGGGCACTTTAAGGAAACCAACGTGATTCTATCGGGCGCAGGATCGGCCTGGTATGACGTGGTTGCAGAAGAGTTCAGTCGAGGGGGGCAGCATCTTGATGCTGGCGAACGCCATCGGCTTGATGTGGTGCTGCGTCCGGGCTGCTACCTGACTCATGATGTTGGGGCCTATCTTCGTGCTGCCGATCGTATCAAACAGAGTAACCCGGTTGCTCGCGAAATGAACTTTAGCCTGTTACCAGCCTTGCAGGTTTGGGCCTACGTGCAGTCATTGCCGGAGCCAGGGCGCGCAATTGTCGGGCTAGGTAAACGCGACACCTCCTCAGATGCCGGATTTCCGGTCGCCAGCAGTCACTATCGTCCACAGAGTGGCAAAAATCAGGCCTATGCCGCAGTGGTACCTGCGCCCGAAGACTGGACAATCTTTGCCATGATGGATCAGCACGCGTTTATGTCGATACCACAGAATGCGGATATCAAGGTTGGCGACATGCTGGCTTTTGACATCTCACATCCTTGCCTGACTTTTGACAAATGGCGTCA
- the garR gene encoding 2-hydroxy-3-oxopropionate reductase, giving the protein MKIGFIGLGIMGKPMSKNLLKAGYSVVILDHHKDTTDELVAAGAEKADTPKAVAALSDIIITMLPNSPQVKEVALGKNGIIEGAKEGAILIDMSSIAPLASREISEALAAKKIVMLDAPVSGGEPKAIEGTLSVMVGGDKAVFDKCYEVMKSMAGSVVHTGDIGAGNVTKLANQVIVALNIAAMSEALVLATKAGVDPDLVYQAIRGGLAGSTVLDAKAPMVMDRNFKPGFRIDLHIKDLANALDTSHEIGAQLPLTAAVMEIMQALRADGHGQSDHSAIARYYENLAKVEVTR; this is encoded by the coding sequence ATGAAAATCGGATTTATCGGCCTTGGGATCATGGGCAAGCCTATGAGTAAAAACCTGCTTAAGGCAGGTTATTCAGTGGTGATCCTCGACCATCACAAAGACACCACTGACGAGCTGGTTGCTGCCGGAGCCGAAAAGGCTGACACTCCGAAGGCCGTGGCCGCACTCAGCGATATTATTATCACCATGCTACCTAATTCTCCCCAGGTGAAAGAGGTGGCGCTGGGTAAAAATGGCATTATTGAAGGGGCGAAAGAGGGCGCTATTTTGATCGACATGAGTTCGATTGCGCCGCTTGCCAGCCGTGAAATCAGTGAGGCGTTGGCGGCGAAAAAGATTGTCATGCTCGATGCACCCGTTAGCGGCGGTGAGCCAAAAGCGATTGAGGGCACGCTGTCAGTAATGGTTGGAGGTGACAAAGCCGTCTTTGATAAATGCTACGAAGTAATGAAATCAATGGCAGGTTCTGTGGTGCATACCGGCGATATCGGTGCTGGTAACGTCACCAAGTTGGCGAATCAGGTGATCGTGGCTCTGAATATTGCCGCCATGTCGGAAGCGCTGGTGTTGGCAACCAAGGCGGGAGTTGATCCTGACCTGGTTTATCAGGCCATTCGCGGTGGTTTAGCCGGGAGCACAGTATTAGACGCTAAAGCGCCTATGGTAATGGATCGCAACTTTAAGCCGGGATTCAGGATCGATCTGCATATCAAGGATCTTGCCAACGCTCTGGATACCTCGCATGAAATCGGTGCCCAACTGCCTTTAACTGCTGCGGTTATGGAAATTATGCAGGCATTGCGAGCTGACGGCCACGGACAATCTGACCACAGCGCAATAGCACGCTATTATGAAAATCTGGCGAAGGTAGAAGTCACGCGTTAA
- the garD gene encoding galactarate dehydratase, which translates to MSAIKEQVSKPLFIKVHDRDNVAIIVNDNGLPAGTQFANGLKLVEHIPQGHKVALTDILQGEDIVRYGEVIGYALRNIAQGSWIDESVVELPQAPELESLPLATRVPATLPALEGYTFEGYRNADGSVGTKNLLGITTSVHCVAGVVDYVMKIIERDLLPKYPNVDGVVGLNHLYGCGVAINAPAAIIPIRTIHNLALNPNFGGEIMVVGLGCEKLQPEKLLQGTSDVQAISLDEVKIVRLQDEQHVGFQSMVDDILTVANFHLQRLNKRQRESCPAADLVVGTQCGGSDAFSGVTANPAVGFASDLLVRCGATVMFSEVTEVRDAIHLLTPRAVDEQVGKRLLEEMAWYDNYLASGMTDRSANPSPGNKKGGLANVVEKALGSIAKSGTSAIVEVLSPGQRPTRRGLIYAATPASDFVCGTQQVASGITVQVFTTGRGTPYGLTAVPVIKMATRTTLANRWFDLMDINAGTIATGDATIEDVGWELFHFILDIASGRKKTWSDQWGIHNALAVFNPAPVT; encoded by the coding sequence ATGTCCGCCATAAAAGAGCAAGTCAGCAAACCTTTGTTTATCAAAGTGCATGACCGCGATAACGTAGCCATTATTGTTAATGACAATGGCCTGCCAGCGGGAACACAGTTTGCCAATGGTTTGAAACTGGTAGAACACATTCCACAGGGGCATAAAGTCGCGCTGACAGATATTCTTCAAGGCGAGGATATCGTTCGTTACGGCGAGGTGATCGGCTATGCGCTGCGCAATATTGCGCAGGGTAGCTGGATTGATGAGTCAGTCGTTGAACTGCCGCAGGCGCCCGAGTTGGAAAGTTTACCGTTGGCGACGCGCGTTCCCGCGACACTTCCCGCGCTCGAGGGTTACACTTTCGAGGGTTATCGCAACGCCGATGGCAGCGTCGGAACCAAAAATCTATTGGGCATCACCACCAGCGTGCACTGTGTGGCTGGCGTAGTCGATTACGTGATGAAAATAATTGAACGCGATCTGCTGCCGAAATATCCCAATGTCGATGGTGTAGTCGGTCTTAATCATCTTTATGGCTGCGGTGTGGCAATCAACGCGCCTGCCGCCATCATCCCGATTCGCACTATTCATAATCTGGCGCTAAACCCCAATTTTGGTGGCGAAATTATGGTCGTTGGGCTGGGTTGCGAAAAACTGCAGCCGGAAAAACTGCTGCAAGGTACCTCCGATGTACAAGCCATCTCGCTGGATGAGGTGAAAATCGTGCGTTTGCAAGATGAGCAGCATGTCGGCTTTCAATCGATGGTTGACGACATTCTTACCGTAGCCAATTTTCATTTGCAGCGACTGAATAAACGCCAACGCGAGAGCTGTCCTGCTGCGGATCTAGTGGTCGGCACGCAGTGCGGCGGCAGCGATGCTTTCTCGGGCGTTACGGCTAATCCTGCCGTCGGGTTTGCCTCGGACTTGCTGGTACGCTGCGGCGCAACGGTGATGTTTTCGGAAGTCACCGAGGTGCGAGACGCCATTCATTTACTCACGCCAAGGGCTGTTGATGAGCAAGTTGGAAAACGCTTGCTCGAAGAAATGGCATGGTACGACAACTACTTGGCCAGCGGCATGACCGATCGCAGCGCCAATCCCTCTCCAGGTAATAAGAAAGGCGGACTAGCCAATGTCGTTGAAAAAGCGCTGGGTTCGATTGCAAAATCCGGTACTAGCGCAATCGTCGAAGTGTTATCTCCCGGTCAGCGCCCAACCCGCCGCGGGCTGATTTATGCTGCTACCCCGGCCAGTGATTTTGTTTGTGGAACACAGCAAGTCGCATCGGGTATCACCGTACAGGTATTTACCACCGGTCGTGGAACTCCTTATGGATTAACGGCGGTGCCGGTAATCAAAATGGCGACCCGCACCACGCTGGCGAATCGCTGGTTTGATTTGATGGATATCAACGCAGGAACTATCGCCACTGGTGACGCGACTATCGAGGATGTTGGCTGGGAGTTGTTCCATTTTATTCTGGATATTGCCAGTGGCCGCAAGAAAACCTGGTCAGATCAATGGGGAATTCATAACGCCTTGGC
- the garL gene encoding 2-dehydro-3-deoxyglucarate aldolase produces the protein MSNQVFPNRLRQDLLAGKTLIGCWSALSNPISTEVLGLAGFDWLLLDGEHAPNDISSFVVQLMALKSSKSAPVVRPPTNEPVIIKRLLDIGFANFLIPYVETREQAELAVASTRYPPAGIRGVSVSHRGNMFGTVPDYLAQANDHICVMVQIESQQGIDNLDAIASVDGVDSLFVGPSDLAAALGHLGNAGHPEVQSAIKYILDKAKAHGKPSGILAPVEADARRYIEWGATFVAVGSDLGVFRAGTQALYDRFTQ, from the coding sequence ATGAGTAATCAAGTATTCCCAAACCGCTTACGACAAGATTTGCTGGCAGGAAAAACGCTGATTGGCTGTTGGTCTGCCTTGTCTAATCCGATCTCGACCGAGGTATTAGGGTTAGCTGGTTTTGACTGGCTGCTGCTTGATGGCGAACATGCGCCAAACGATATATCCAGCTTTGTCGTTCAACTAATGGCGCTTAAAAGCAGCAAAAGTGCTCCAGTTGTTCGCCCTCCGACCAACGAACCGGTAATTATCAAGCGGCTGCTGGATATCGGTTTTGCCAACTTCCTGATCCCGTATGTTGAAACTCGCGAACAGGCCGAGCTGGCAGTGGCTTCAACTCGCTATCCACCGGCCGGCATTCGCGGCGTTTCAGTTTCTCATCGCGGCAATATGTTTGGCACCGTGCCCGACTATCTGGCGCAGGCCAATGACCATATCTGTGTGATGGTGCAGATAGAAAGTCAGCAAGGAATTGATAATCTTGATGCTATTGCCTCCGTTGACGGTGTCGATAGTCTTTTCGTCGGACCTAGCGATCTGGCCGCCGCTCTGGGACATTTGGGCAACGCCGGGCACCCTGAGGTGCAGTCAGCCATCAAATATATTCTCGACAAAGCCAAAGCTCACGGCAAACCCAGCGGCATTCTGGCTCCCGTCGAAGCCGATGCTCGTCGCTACATTGAATGGGGTGCAACCTTTGTCGCAGTGGGCAGCGATTTAGGCGTGTTCCGCGCGGGGACACAAGCCTTGTACGATCGTTTTACCCAATAG